A DNA window from Mycolicibacter terrae contains the following coding sequences:
- a CDS encoding DUF779 domain-containing protein, whose protein sequence is MDAPARVLITDAAAELVARLVRRHGPVMFHQSGGCCDGSAPMCYPDGDFIVGDRDVLLGVLDVDGVGGGVPVWISGPQFGAWKHTQLIIDVVPGRGAGFSLEAPEGIRFLTRGRAFTDDENALLDEVPVITGSLPH, encoded by the coding sequence ATGGACGCGCCGGCCAGGGTGCTGATCACCGATGCGGCAGCCGAACTGGTGGCGCGACTGGTCCGGCGGCACGGCCCGGTGATGTTCCACCAGTCCGGCGGCTGCTGCGACGGCTCGGCGCCGATGTGCTACCCCGACGGGGACTTCATCGTCGGTGACCGCGACGTGCTGCTCGGTGTGCTCGACGTCGACGGAGTCGGTGGCGGGGTGCCGGTGTGGATCTCCGGGCCGCAGTTCGGGGCGTGGAAGCACACCCAGCTGATCATCGATGTGGTGCCCGGCCGCGGTGCCGGGTTCAGCCTGGAGGCGCCGGAGGGCATCCGGTTCTTGACCCGTGGCCGGGCCTTCACCGACGACGAGAACGCTTTGCTGGACGAAGTCCCGGTGATCACCGGGTCGCTACCGCACTGA